In Mycobacterium gallinarum, a single window of DNA contains:
- the dcd gene encoding dCTP deaminase, giving the protein MLLSDRDIRAEIATGRLGIDPFEESLIQPSSVDVRLDNLFRVFNNTRYTHIDPAIRQDDLTTLVEPKEGEPFVLHPGEFVLGSTLERCSLPNDLAGRLEGKSSLGRLGLLTHSTAGFIDPGFTGHITLELSNVANLPITLWTGMKIGQLCLLRLTSPAEHPYGSSQAGSKYQGQRGPTPSRSYQNFIKSS; this is encoded by the coding sequence GTGCTGCTCTCCGATCGCGACATCAGGGCCGAAATCGCCACCGGACGGTTGGGCATCGACCCCTTCGAGGAAAGCCTGATTCAGCCGTCGAGCGTCGACGTTCGGCTGGACAACCTGTTCCGGGTGTTCAACAACACCCGCTACACCCACATCGACCCGGCGATCCGCCAGGACGATCTCACCACCCTGGTCGAACCCAAGGAGGGCGAGCCGTTCGTACTGCATCCCGGCGAGTTCGTCCTCGGCTCGACGCTCGAGCGCTGCTCCTTGCCCAACGACCTCGCCGGCCGTCTGGAAGGCAAGTCCTCACTCGGTCGCCTCGGGCTGTTGACACACTCGACGGCCGGGTTCATCGACCCCGGCTTCACCGGCCACATCACGCTGGAACTGTCCAACGTCGCGAACCTGCCGATAACCCTGTGGACCGGCATGAAGATCGGCCAGCTCTGCCTGCTGCGGCTGACCAGCCCCGCCGAACATCCCTACGGCAGCTCGCAGGCCGGCTCGAAATACCAGGGCCAGCGCGGCCCGACCCCGTCGCGGTCGTACCAGAACTTCATCAAGTCCAGCTGA
- a CDS encoding ammonium transporter: protein MPEIDPAATAWLLAATAMVLLMTPGLAIFYGGMVRTTGVLNMIMMCFISIPACTVAWLLLGYTVAFSEDAGGGLIGNLSHFGMLGIDPTTVRGSVPELLFATFQLTFAIVTAALVSGAIADRARFSAWVVFVPLWTVAVYAVVAHWVWGPDGWLFNLGVLDYAGGLVVEIVSGASALALALVLGPRIGFKKDAMRPHNLPFVLLGAGLLWFGWFGFNAGSALAANGTAAAVFLNTLVAGCLGMLGWITVERFRDGKPTTFGAASGVVAGLVAITPSCGTVNTLGAIVVGLAAGIICSYAVGLKFRFGYDDSLDVVGVHYVGGLVGVLLIGFLAAEVMTAGPEGLFYGGGLAQLGKQALAALVVTLYAFTVSYALAKIIDRVLGFRVSPEDETTGVDFTQHAETAYAEGVHGHQPGRRPTPGGPGAVGQRTETADDSAD from the coding sequence GTGCCCGAGATAGATCCCGCCGCGACCGCATGGCTGCTGGCCGCCACCGCGATGGTCCTGCTGATGACCCCCGGTCTGGCCATCTTCTACGGCGGCATGGTCCGCACCACCGGCGTGCTCAACATGATCATGATGTGCTTCATCTCGATCCCGGCATGCACTGTCGCCTGGCTGTTGCTCGGCTACACCGTCGCGTTCTCCGAGGACGCGGGCGGTGGGCTGATCGGAAACCTCTCGCACTTCGGCATGCTCGGTATCGATCCGACGACCGTCCGCGGGTCGGTGCCCGAACTCCTTTTCGCCACTTTCCAACTCACCTTCGCGATCGTCACCGCAGCACTCGTCAGCGGCGCCATCGCCGACCGTGCCCGGTTCTCCGCGTGGGTGGTCTTCGTTCCGCTGTGGACCGTCGCCGTGTACGCCGTGGTGGCGCACTGGGTTTGGGGTCCTGACGGCTGGCTCTTCAACCTCGGTGTTCTCGACTACGCCGGCGGCCTGGTCGTCGAAATCGTCTCCGGTGCTTCGGCTTTGGCGCTGGCGCTGGTACTCGGACCCCGCATCGGCTTCAAAAAGGACGCGATGCGCCCGCACAATCTGCCCTTCGTCCTGCTCGGTGCGGGCCTGCTGTGGTTCGGCTGGTTCGGGTTCAACGCCGGCTCGGCACTGGCGGCCAACGGCACCGCGGCGGCGGTCTTCCTCAACACGTTGGTCGCGGGCTGCCTCGGCATGCTCGGCTGGATCACGGTCGAGCGGTTCCGCGACGGTAAGCCGACGACCTTCGGCGCCGCCTCGGGTGTGGTCGCCGGCCTGGTCGCGATCACACCGTCGTGCGGGACGGTCAACACGCTCGGTGCCATCGTCGTGGGTCTGGCGGCGGGCATCATCTGCTCGTATGCAGTCGGCCTGAAGTTCCGGTTTGGCTACGACGACTCGCTCGACGTCGTCGGCGTGCACTACGTCGGCGGGCTCGTCGGTGTGCTGCTCATCGGATTCCTGGCCGCAGAGGTGATGACCGCCGGCCCCGAGGGCCTGTTCTACGGTGGCGGACTCGCCCAGCTGGGCAAGCAGGCCCTCGCGGCCCTGGTGGTGACCCTCTACGCCTTCACCGTCTCGTACGCGCTGGCCAAGATCATCGATCGCGTCCTCGGGTTCCGCGTCAGCCCCGAGGACGAGACGACGGGCGTCGACTTCACCCAGCACGCCGAGACCGCATACGCCGAGGGCGTGCACGGGCACCAGCCCGGTCGTCGACCGACTCCCGGCGGTCCTGGCGCTGTAGGACAGCGCACCGAGACCGCGGACGACAGCGCGGACTGA
- a CDS encoding DUF7159 family protein, with protein MDIVLGVSTTPTTVRMVLVEGEKGDGVTVDHDSFDVASKEGSANSAADQVVEAVLGTQESAATGGHHLKAIGVTWSDHSEGAALRDALAAKGLDDVMLVSASHAAASLAQAAGRAVGYATTALLFIDRDSATLSVVQTDDGSVVKVLSSSLHSEDAMGVLSEMAAAVDAQDSPPQGMFVVGSGVDVSSVKEHLRHLVSLPVSAPDEPELALARGAALAAANAPAMESSTVGLAYSLDPDGTTAGSVLAGLANAETQLRAVGSDGAALGDYDPQTDMQLAEPERKPFLLVGSALTSIFVVGVVALVISLAVSIRPTADQRPSPGQNALVPTTVVPAAPAPAPPPAAKPVEAPPPPPAAQTIKPPVPVAQQVPQAPPRTVYVEAPPPAAPPPPAAPPPAPAAPVPVPAPAPVYTPPPVYNPPPYYRPWTPPWRPTYVQPKPWTPPWSPPWDDEPETPQLPEIPQIPQQPQVPQIPQYPQQQYPQSPSRNGSGDGANSRGGPQYPGSGYPGSGSSGRGGGGNNCFLIFCS; from the coding sequence GTGGACATCGTATTGGGTGTGTCTACGACACCTACGACGGTCCGCATGGTGCTGGTCGAAGGGGAAAAGGGCGACGGAGTAACCGTCGACCACGACTCGTTCGACGTCGCCTCTAAGGAAGGCTCGGCTAACTCGGCGGCCGATCAGGTTGTCGAAGCGGTGCTGGGCACCCAGGAGAGCGCGGCAACCGGCGGTCACCACCTCAAGGCGATCGGCGTCACCTGGAGCGACCACAGCGAGGGTGCGGCACTGCGCGATGCGCTGGCCGCCAAGGGCTTGGACGACGTGATGTTGGTGTCCGCGAGCCACGCCGCGGCGTCACTGGCGCAGGCGGCGGGCCGCGCGGTCGGATACGCGACCACTGCACTGCTGTTCATCGACCGTGACAGCGCCACGCTGTCGGTCGTCCAGACCGACGACGGCTCGGTCGTGAAGGTGCTGAGCAGCAGTCTGCACAGCGAGGACGCGATGGGAGTGCTGTCCGAGATGGCCGCCGCCGTCGACGCGCAGGATTCGCCACCGCAGGGCATGTTCGTCGTCGGCTCCGGCGTCGACGTGTCCTCGGTCAAGGAACACCTCCGGCACCTGGTCAGCCTTCCGGTCAGCGCGCCGGACGAACCCGAACTCGCCCTCGCCCGCGGTGCGGCCCTGGCCGCCGCCAACGCTCCGGCAATGGAGTCGTCCACCGTCGGCCTGGCGTATTCGCTGGACCCCGACGGCACCACCGCAGGCTCGGTTCTCGCCGGCCTTGCCAATGCGGAGACGCAGCTGCGGGCGGTCGGCTCCGATGGGGCGGCCCTCGGTGACTATGACCCCCAGACCGACATGCAGCTGGCCGAGCCCGAGCGCAAGCCGTTCCTGCTGGTCGGCAGCGCGCTGACGTCCATCTTCGTCGTCGGCGTGGTGGCGCTGGTCATTTCCTTGGCCGTGAGCATCCGTCCGACGGCCGACCAGCGGCCGAGTCCCGGGCAGAACGCGCTGGTTCCGACCACGGTCGTCCCCGCCGCACCGGCTCCCGCGCCCCCTCCGGCGGCGAAGCCGGTCGAGGCGCCCCCGCCGCCGCCAGCGGCGCAAACCATCAAGCCTCCGGTGCCCGTGGCGCAGCAGGTACCGCAGGCACCGCCGCGGACCGTGTACGTCGAGGCGCCGCCACCCGCGGCACCACCGCCGCCTGCGGCACCGCCACCGGCGCCCGCGGCTCCGGTTCCCGTGCCGGCGCCAGCCCCGGTCTACACGCCGCCGCCGGTCTACAACCCACCGCCGTACTACCGGCCGTGGACGCCCCCGTGGCGCCCGACGTATGTGCAGCCGAAGCCGTGGACTCCGCCATGGAGCCCGCCGTGGGACGACGAGCCCGAGACCCCGCAGCTGCCCGAGATTCCGCAGATCCCCCAGCAGCCGCAGGTGCCGCAGATCCCGCAGTACCCGCAGCAGCAGTACCCGCAGTCACCGTCACGGAACGGTTCCGGGGACGGCGCCAATTCGCGCGGTGGTCCTCAATACCCGGGTTCGGGATACCCGGGATCGGGTTCGTCCGGCCGTGGCGGTGGCGGAAACAACTGCTTCCTGATCTTCTGCAGCTGA
- a CDS encoding UDP-glucose dehydrogenase family protein yields the protein MRCAVFGTGYLGATHAAGMAEIGHDVIGVDIDPGKIAKLASGDIPFYEPGLRKMLSDNIAAGRLRFTTDYDAAAEFADVHFLGVGTPQKKGEYGADLRHVHAVIDTLVPRLARSAVIVGKSTVPVGTAAELAERARALAPAGIDVEVAWNPEFLREGFAVHDTLHPDRIVLGVPKNSVNAEAAVRQLYAPLLHDDVPFLVTDLQTAELVKVSANAFLATKISFINAISEVCEAVDADVTMLADALGHDSRIGRRFLNAGLGFGGGCLPKDIRAFMARAGELGANHALTFLREVDSINMRRRTRMVELATTACGGSLLGANVAVLGAAFKPESDDVRDSPALNVAGMLQLNGATVNVYDPKAIENSQRLFPTLNYSTSVVEACERADAVLVLTEWREFVELDPAELADTVHAKVVVDGRNCLDAERWSAAGWQVYCLGRSPRVVSSPSLV from the coding sequence ATGCGATGCGCAGTATTCGGCACGGGCTATCTCGGAGCGACACACGCCGCCGGCATGGCCGAAATCGGGCACGACGTGATCGGTGTCGACATCGACCCCGGGAAGATCGCCAAGCTCGCCTCCGGCGACATTCCGTTCTACGAACCCGGCCTGCGAAAGATGTTGAGCGACAACATCGCTGCTGGTCGCCTCCGCTTCACCACCGATTACGACGCCGCGGCCGAGTTCGCCGACGTCCACTTCCTCGGCGTCGGAACTCCGCAGAAGAAGGGTGAATACGGCGCGGATCTGCGGCATGTACACGCCGTCATCGACACGCTCGTGCCGCGCCTGGCTCGATCGGCGGTCATCGTCGGAAAGTCCACGGTCCCGGTGGGCACCGCCGCCGAACTCGCCGAACGGGCGCGGGCATTGGCGCCGGCGGGTATTGACGTCGAGGTGGCGTGGAATCCTGAATTCCTGCGTGAAGGGTTCGCCGTACACGACACGCTGCACCCCGATCGGATTGTCCTTGGCGTGCCAAAGAATTCGGTGAACGCCGAAGCTGCCGTGCGTCAACTGTACGCGCCGCTGCTACACGACGACGTGCCGTTCCTGGTCACCGACCTGCAAACCGCCGAACTCGTCAAGGTGTCGGCCAACGCGTTTCTCGCCACGAAGATCTCGTTCATCAATGCGATTTCCGAGGTTTGCGAGGCGGTCGATGCCGACGTCACCATGCTCGCCGACGCGCTGGGTCACGACTCCCGGATCGGGCGGCGATTCCTCAACGCGGGCCTCGGATTCGGCGGCGGCTGCCTGCCCAAGGACATCCGCGCGTTCATGGCGCGTGCCGGTGAGCTCGGCGCCAATCACGCGCTGACGTTTCTTCGTGAGGTGGACAGTATCAACATGCGCCGACGCACCAGGATGGTGGAGCTGGCCACGACCGCGTGCGGCGGTTCGCTTCTCGGCGCCAACGTCGCGGTACTCGGTGCGGCGTTCAAACCCGAGTCCGATGACGTGCGTGACTCGCCGGCACTCAACGTCGCGGGCATGCTGCAACTCAACGGCGCCACCGTCAACGTGTACGACCCCAAGGCGATCGAGAACTCGCAGCGCTTGTTCCCGACGCTGAACTACTCGACGTCGGTGGTGGAGGCCTGTGAACGCGCCGATGCCGTGCTGGTGCTGACCGAATGGCGCGAGTTCGTCGAACTGGACCCCGCCGAGCTGGCCGACACCGTTCACGCCAAAGTCGTTGTGGACGGGCGCAATTGCCTCGATGCCGAGCGGTGGTCCGCCGCGGGCTGGCAGGTGTACTGCCTGGGTAGGAGCCCGCGCGTGGTCAGCTCGCCGTCGCTTGTTTGA
- a CDS encoding TetR/AcrR family transcriptional regulator — protein sequence MARKRIPAEERRARILDAAVEVFAEHGYTAAKMSDIAARAGVVPSVLYDHFGSKRDLHVTLLLAHAEQLRERSLRRLEGATVEELVRASIANYFAFVEEDPFIWRVFHQDVPADPEIAEVRQELADRGTAGIADLIRFGAGESKPVKGITVDEAAWILARATQAACHGVASWWYENRDVPRERVVELVFMLLWQGFDGMLKQATAS from the coding sequence ATGGCAAGGAAGCGGATACCCGCCGAAGAACGCCGGGCCCGCATCCTCGACGCGGCCGTCGAGGTGTTCGCCGAGCACGGGTATACAGCCGCCAAGATGTCGGACATCGCCGCGCGGGCAGGCGTCGTCCCGTCCGTGCTCTACGACCACTTCGGCTCCAAGCGCGACCTGCACGTGACGCTCCTGCTGGCGCACGCCGAGCAGCTGCGGGAGCGGTCACTGCGTCGCCTCGAAGGCGCGACGGTCGAAGAGCTGGTGCGCGCCAGCATCGCGAACTACTTCGCGTTCGTCGAGGAGGATCCGTTCATCTGGCGCGTCTTCCATCAGGACGTACCCGCCGACCCCGAGATCGCCGAAGTGCGGCAGGAGTTGGCCGACCGCGGCACCGCCGGTATCGCCGATCTGATCCGATTCGGGGCAGGCGAGTCAAAACCGGTGAAGGGCATCACCGTTGACGAGGCGGCGTGGATCCTGGCCAGGGCCACCCAGGCGGCATGTCACGGCGTCGCCAGCTGGTGGTACGAGAATCGCGACGTGCCGCGCGAGCGGGTCGTCGAACTCGTGTTCATGCTGTTGTGGCAGGGCTTTGACGGAATGCTCAAACAAGCGACGGCGAGCTGA
- a CDS encoding cytochrome P450 gives MAQTRIKQWIHWLSVHGLIRGFATVVARRGDPQGRMLADPTVRTDPIAFIEELRARGPIVRCRALFMTVDHKVVNDLLRSDDFHVFQMGSTLPKPIQWVAARTKSDLLHPIQPPSMLSVEPPQHTRYRKLVSSVFTTRAVAALRDRVQDAANALLDGLTEAGTVDIVDRYCSQLPVTVIGDILGVPDDARPRILEFGELGAPSLDIGLTWTQYKAVYRGIRGFNDWLSNHLHELSRNPGDDLMSQIIVASQDAEGGPLTHQELLATAGLVLAAGFETTVNLLGNGIRMLLDTPEHLDTLAERPELWPTAVEEVLRLDSPVQLSARIATRDIEVEGTLVKRNEGVILYLAGANRDPNVFDDPHRFDIERANAGKHLSFSGGRHFCLGAALARAEGDVGLRTFFERFPDARLAGEGSRRETRVLRGWSSLPISLGEARTAVSS, from the coding sequence ATGGCTCAGACCAGGATCAAGCAGTGGATTCACTGGCTCTCCGTGCACGGCCTGATCAGGGGCTTCGCCACGGTCGTAGCTCGTCGGGGCGATCCGCAGGGACGAATGCTCGCCGACCCCACGGTGCGGACGGACCCCATCGCATTCATCGAGGAACTGCGCGCGCGCGGCCCGATAGTCCGATGCCGTGCCCTGTTCATGACTGTCGACCACAAGGTCGTCAACGACCTGCTGCGCTCCGACGACTTCCACGTGTTCCAGATGGGATCGACTCTGCCCAAACCGATTCAGTGGGTGGCAGCACGCACCAAATCCGATCTGCTGCATCCGATTCAGCCACCGTCGATGCTCTCGGTGGAACCGCCTCAGCACACGCGTTATCGCAAGCTGGTGTCATCGGTGTTCACCACACGTGCTGTTGCAGCCCTGCGCGACCGCGTACAGGACGCGGCGAACGCCCTACTGGACGGCCTCACCGAAGCGGGCACCGTGGACATCGTCGATCGGTACTGCTCGCAACTTCCCGTCACGGTCATCGGCGACATCCTCGGGGTGCCCGACGACGCGAGGCCCCGCATCCTCGAGTTCGGTGAACTGGGTGCGCCGAGCCTCGACATCGGTCTGACGTGGACGCAGTACAAGGCGGTCTACCGCGGTATCAGGGGCTTCAACGACTGGCTGTCCAATCACCTGCACGAGCTGAGTCGCAACCCCGGCGACGACTTGATGAGCCAGATCATCGTGGCGTCCCAGGACGCCGAAGGCGGCCCGCTGACTCATCAGGAGTTGCTCGCGACCGCGGGCCTTGTGCTCGCCGCAGGCTTCGAGACGACGGTCAACCTGCTGGGCAACGGGATTCGAATGCTGCTGGACACCCCGGAGCATCTCGACACGTTGGCCGAGCGTCCCGAGCTGTGGCCGACGGCAGTCGAGGAGGTTCTGCGGCTGGATTCGCCGGTGCAACTCAGCGCCCGGATCGCGACGAGGGACATCGAGGTCGAGGGCACCCTGGTGAAGCGCAACGAGGGCGTGATCCTGTACCTCGCCGGCGCCAATCGAGATCCCAACGTCTTCGACGACCCGCATCGCTTCGACATCGAACGCGCCAACGCGGGTAAGCACCTGTCGTTCTCCGGCGGGCGGCACTTCTGCCTCGGTGCGGCGCTGGCGCGCGCCGAAGGTGACGTCGGGCTGAGGACCTTCTTCGAGCGTTTCCCGGATGCGCGACTGGCCGGCGAGGGCAGCCGTCGGGAGACGCGCGTACTGCGCGGATGGTCGTCGCTCCCGATCTCGCTTGGTGAGGCGCGCACCGCTGTAAGTTCGTGA
- a CDS encoding maleylpyruvate isomerase family mycothiol-dependent enzyme: MDFRAGLLDQTQAFGELIRATDPSTPIPTCPGWTMQQLFRHVGRGNRWAAQIVAERRSQPLDPRAVRDGKPPDDPDAAIDWLNGGVQQLIIAVEQVGADARVWTFNGPRPAGFWIRRRLHEVLVHSADAALASGADFNPAPELAADAISEWIELMVVQADKHAPPVDRGRTLHLHATDADLGPTGEWTIGNDEDGLSWTHDHGKGDVALRGPVRDLLLAIVRRRRASELDIEVFGDEAVWDAWLQRTPF, from the coding sequence GTGGACTTCCGAGCCGGCCTGCTCGATCAGACCCAAGCGTTCGGCGAACTGATTCGCGCTACCGATCCGTCGACACCGATTCCGACCTGTCCGGGCTGGACAATGCAGCAGTTGTTCCGCCATGTCGGGCGCGGAAACCGGTGGGCCGCGCAGATCGTCGCCGAGCGCCGCAGCCAGCCGCTGGACCCACGCGCTGTACGCGACGGCAAGCCGCCCGACGATCCCGACGCCGCCATCGACTGGCTCAACGGCGGCGTACAGCAGTTGATCATCGCCGTCGAGCAGGTCGGCGCCGACGCCCGCGTGTGGACGTTCAACGGGCCGCGGCCCGCCGGGTTCTGGATCCGCAGGCGGCTGCATGAGGTGCTCGTGCACTCCGCCGACGCCGCGCTCGCATCGGGCGCCGACTTCAACCCGGCACCCGAACTGGCGGCCGACGCGATCAGCGAGTGGATCGAGCTCATGGTCGTACAGGCCGACAAACACGCACCGCCGGTCGACCGTGGGCGCACGCTGCATCTGCACGCCACCGACGCGGATCTCGGGCCGACGGGTGAGTGGACGATCGGCAACGACGAGGACGGTTTGTCCTGGACCCACGACCACGGTAAGGGGGACGTCGCGCTGCGCGGACCGGTCAGGGACCTGCTGCTGGCGATCGTGCGTCGACGCCGGGCGTCAGAGCTCGACATCGAGGTTTTCGGAGACGAGGCGGTGTGGGACGCATGGTTGCAACGCACGCCGTTCTGA
- a CDS encoding nuclear transport factor 2 family protein: MTTSEIATVLAWHDALNEQDLDTLIQVSSDDIEFGDASGAGQGHAALREWANSLATSAAVPGRMYVRDGVVVAEEEDGKAAAFRVVHDHVTSVFRHDDLASALAATELSEGDLAG; encoded by the coding sequence ATGACCACTTCGGAGATCGCGACCGTCCTCGCTTGGCATGACGCGCTCAACGAGCAGGACCTCGACACCCTCATCCAGGTTTCCAGCGACGACATCGAGTTCGGCGACGCGAGCGGCGCGGGACAGGGACACGCCGCGCTGCGCGAGTGGGCGAATTCCCTGGCGACATCGGCGGCCGTTCCCGGCCGCATGTACGTCCGCGACGGCGTCGTCGTCGCCGAGGAAGAAGACGGAAAGGCGGCGGCGTTCCGTGTCGTGCACGACCACGTCACGTCGGTGTTCCGGCACGACGATCTTGCGTCGGCGCTGGCCGCCACCGAGCTGAGCGAAGGGGATCTGGCGGGCTGA
- the rfbA gene encoding glucose-1-phosphate thymidylyltransferase RfbA has protein sequence MRGIILAGGSGTRLYPITMGVSKQLVPVYDKPMIYYPLSTLMMAGIRDIQIITTADDAPAFHRLLGDGSQFGIDLTYAVQEKPDGLAQAFIIGADHIGNDSVALVLGDNIFYGPRLGTSLSRFQEVSGGAVFAYWVANPSAYGVVEFSDDGLALSLEEKPETPKSHYAVPGLYFYDNDVIEIARGLKPSARGEYEITDINQMYLNQGRLSVEVLARGTAWLDTGTFDSLLDAGDYVRTIERRQGLKISVPEEVAWQVGFIDDEQLAARAKTLLKSGYGRYLLGLLER, from the coding sequence ATGCGGGGGATCATTCTGGCCGGGGGGTCGGGGACGCGGCTGTATCCGATCACGATGGGTGTGAGCAAGCAGCTGGTGCCGGTGTACGACAAGCCGATGATCTATTACCCGCTGTCCACCTTGATGATGGCGGGGATCCGCGATATCCAGATCATCACCACCGCCGATGACGCACCGGCATTTCACCGATTGCTCGGTGACGGTTCACAATTCGGCATCGACCTCACCTACGCCGTCCAGGAGAAACCCGACGGCCTGGCGCAGGCGTTCATCATCGGCGCCGACCACATCGGAAACGATTCGGTGGCACTGGTGCTGGGGGACAACATCTTCTACGGACCGCGCCTGGGCACCAGCCTCAGCCGATTCCAAGAGGTCAGTGGGGGTGCGGTTTTCGCCTACTGGGTCGCCAACCCTTCCGCGTACGGCGTGGTCGAGTTCAGCGACGACGGCCTCGCGCTTTCGCTGGAGGAGAAGCCCGAGACGCCGAAGTCGCATTACGCGGTGCCGGGGCTGTACTTCTACGACAACGACGTCATCGAGATCGCACGCGGGCTGAAGCCCTCGGCGCGAGGCGAATACGAGATCACCGACATCAATCAGATGTACCTCAATCAGGGCCGGCTATCGGTCGAGGTGCTTGCCCGCGGCACGGCGTGGCTGGACACCGGAACGTTCGACTCGCTGCTCGATGCCGGCGACTATGTGCGCACCATCGAGCGCAGGCAGGGTTTGAAGATCAGCGTCCCCGAGGAAGTCGCGTGGCAGGTCGGCTTCATCGACGACGAGCAGTTGGCCGCGCGCGCAAAAACTCTGCTCAAGTCCGGCTATGGCCGGTACCTGCTGGGCCTGCTGGAGCGCTAG
- a CDS encoding YibE/F family protein yields MTHSHAHSHSLSGPSPLGPLAAKVVVGLLIAIGVVTLAGAAWLWPSQQKVDIPLPFQNAEGGAVTTEAGHVVSTTASTCGYQSVGSVLTTPPAPAEGEGTPCVQAFIAIDSGPNAGANTLLEFSGGTGQPQLAVGDQIRITRQVDPTGTTTYSFYDYERTWPLIGLAVAFAVVVVAVARWRGLRALIGIVVAFLVLVAFMLPALRDGAAAIPVALVASSVILYAVIYLAHGVSLRTSAALLGTLASLLLAALLSWAAIELTHLTGLSEEENNAVATYLGNVSITGLLLAGFIVGSLGVLNDVTVTQASTAFELAALEGTSRRAVFVGAMRVGRDHIASTVYTLVLAYAGSALPLLLLFSVANRSLGDVLTSESVAIEIARSAVGGIALALSVPLTTAIAAVLATPTSAPAGPAGTGHSRT; encoded by the coding sequence GTGACGCACTCGCACGCCCATTCCCACTCCCTGAGCGGACCGTCTCCGCTGGGACCGCTGGCCGCCAAGGTCGTCGTCGGACTGCTGATCGCCATCGGCGTGGTGACCCTGGCCGGGGCCGCATGGCTGTGGCCCAGTCAGCAGAAGGTCGACATCCCGCTGCCGTTCCAGAACGCCGAGGGCGGCGCTGTCACCACCGAGGCCGGGCACGTGGTGTCCACCACCGCGTCGACCTGCGGCTACCAGTCGGTGGGCTCGGTGCTGACAACCCCTCCCGCCCCCGCCGAGGGTGAGGGCACCCCATGCGTGCAGGCATTCATCGCGATCGATTCGGGTCCGAACGCGGGCGCCAACACCCTGCTGGAGTTCAGCGGCGGGACCGGCCAGCCACAGCTCGCGGTCGGCGACCAGATTCGGATCACCCGCCAGGTCGACCCGACCGGCACCACGACCTACTCGTTCTACGACTACGAGCGGACGTGGCCGTTGATCGGACTGGCCGTCGCTTTCGCGGTGGTGGTCGTCGCGGTCGCCCGCTGGCGCGGACTACGCGCGCTGATCGGGATCGTCGTCGCATTTCTGGTGCTGGTCGCGTTCATGCTGCCTGCCCTGCGCGACGGGGCCGCCGCCATCCCCGTCGCGTTGGTGGCGTCGTCGGTGATCCTCTACGCGGTGATCTACCTGGCGCATGGCGTCAGCCTTCGCACCAGCGCGGCGTTGCTCGGCACACTGGCGTCGCTCCTGTTGGCCGCCTTGTTGTCCTGGGCCGCAATCGAGTTGACTCATCTGACCGGTCTCTCCGAAGAGGAGAACAACGCCGTCGCGACGTACCTGGGCAACGTGTCGATCACCGGGCTGTTGCTGGCCGGGTTCATCGTCGGTTCGCTCGGCGTGCTCAACGACGTCACCGTCACCCAGGCGTCGACGGCGTTCGAGTTGGCCGCGCTGGAGGGCACTTCACGCCGGGCGGTGTTCGTCGGCGCCATGCGAGTGGGGCGTGACCACATCGCCAGCACCGTCTACACGCTGGTGCTGGCCTACGCGGGTAGCGCTCTTCCGCTGCTGCTGTTGTTCAGCGTTGCCAACCGCTCGCTGGGTGACGTGCTGACCAGCGAAAGCGTGGCCATCGAGATCGCACGGTCGGCAGTCGGTGGCATCGCTCTGGCGCTGTCTGTGCCGCTGACAACGGCGATCGCCGCGGTGCTCGCGACGCCTACTAGCGCTCCAGCAGGCCCAGCAGGTACCGGCCATAGCCGGACTTGA